The proteins below are encoded in one region of Chrysemys picta bellii isolate R12L10 chromosome 4, ASM1138683v2, whole genome shotgun sequence:
- the ZBTB42 gene encoding zinc finger and BTB domain-containing protein 42 isoform X2 produces the protein MEFPDHSRQLLQCLSQQRHQGFLCDCTVLVGEAQFRAHRAVLASCSMYFHLFYRDQLDKRDIVHLNSDIVTAPAFSLLLEFMYEGKLEFNSLPVEDVLAAASYLHMYDIVKVCKGKLKDKELCLEEKMNDDVANLEKEEHFLDTGVPLVHEFDPGHKQKFTVAEYDRSTNKDRISGHPGWSSDLISVSSVSAEAESCTTAAGKTKATVNSSAGSLSQRSVNHTPASNDVDCALDLSFKPVSGRDSLHPSYVFGQLASDSQQQGTEPLVKDEQDLLSDQEDSEARSPESQHFGNSAKSLVTGLGHMFTGNGNSHAREDDIDQDRDESEDDMDSSDISSSGVLVPPGHICICPLCSKVFPSPHILQLHLSSHFRDKDGSRTRLSPDGSVPTCTLCGKTFSCMYTLKRHERTHSGEKPYTCAQCGKSFQYSHNLSRHAVVHTREKPHGCKWCERRFTQSGDLYRHIRKFHCGLVKSLVV, from the coding sequence ATGGAGTTTCCAGACCATAGCCGCCAGTTGCTGCAGTGTCTGAGTCAGCAGCGTCACCagggcttcctgtgtgactgtaCTGTTTTAGTTGGAGAAGCTCAGTTCAGAGCCCACAGAGCTGTTCTTGCTTCTTGCAGCATGTACTTCCATCTTTTCTACAGGGACCAGTTAGACAAAAGGGATATTGTGCATCTGAACAGTGACATTGTCACAGCCCCAGCCTTCAGTCTGCTGCTTGAATTCATGTACGAAGGAAAGCTGGAGTTTAACAGTCTTCCAGTTGAAGATGTGCTCGCTGCAGCGAGCTACCTTCACATGTATGACATTGTGAAAGTCTGCAAGGGCAAGTTGAAAGATAAAGAATTGTGTTTGGAAGAAAAGATGAATGATGATGTGGCTAATTTGGAAAAAGAGGAGCATTTTTTAGACACGGGAGTGCCCCTGGTACATGAGTTTGACCCGGGacacaaacaaaaattcactgtCGCAGAATACGATAGATCAACGAATAAAGATAGGATCAGTGGTCACCCTGGCTGGTCCTCTGATCTTATAAGTGTCAGCTCTGTGTCTGCAGAGGCAGAATCGTGTACCACAGCAGCTGGAAAAACAAAGGCGACTGTCAATAGTTCTGCAGGATCTTTGTCCCAAAGGTCTGTTAACCATACCCCGGCTTCAAATGATGTGGACTGTGCTCTGGATTTGTCTTTCAAGCCTGTGTCTGGGAGAGATTCCTTACACCCCTCCTACGTCTTTGGACAGCTGGCTTCCGACAGCCAGCAGCAGGGTACTGAGCCACTTGTTAAAGATGAACAAGACTTGCTGTCAGATCAGGAGGACAGTGAAGCAAGGAGTCCAGAGAGTCAGCATTTTGGGAATTCAGCCAAAAGCCTAGTGACAGGGTTAGGACACATGTTCACAGGAAATGGCAATTCTCATGCAAGAGAAGATGATATAGATCAAGACCGAGATGAGAGTGAAGATGACATGGATTCATCAGATATCTCCTCCTCTGGTGTGCTTGTGCCTCCTGGGCATATCTGCATTTGCCCCCTTTGTAGCAAAGTTTTTCCAAGCCCACACATCCTGCAACTGCACCTGAGCTCTCACTTCAGAGATAAAGATGGCTCAAGGACCAGGTTGTCACCTGATGGTTCGGTGCCCACCTGTACGCTTTGTGGGAAGACTTTTTCTTGCATGTACACCTTAAAGAGACACGAAAGGACTCACTCGGGTGAAAAGCCTTATACCTGTGCCCAGTGTGGAAAGAGCTTCCAGTATTCGCACAATCTCAGCCGTCACGCAGTAGTGCATACCAGAGAGAAACCCCACGGCTGCAAATGGTGTGAAAGACGATTTACACAATCCGGTGACTTATACAGACACATCCGTAAATTTCATTGTGGCCTCGTAAAGTCCTTGGTGGTTTGA
- the ZBTB42 gene encoding zinc finger and BTB domain-containing protein 42 isoform X1 translates to MISPSPSPAQPGQELVLRARPGSAPQHLLLPPQAQPLQQRGTASGRSRGTWPKQRAAGQLPPGAECGQAGEGGSAAAAAAWGLAASGAGAGSAAGAIVCTRQAGGDTHTHTHTRSLRGKVSRERLANNLLHNTRALLGCQQQSPGLLSASGCTVPGATSHIWGGWRGGNPARAAAARGPDAEPPARQAGYEGRMEFPDHSRQLLQCLSQQRHQGFLCDCTVLVGEAQFRAHRAVLASCSMYFHLFYRDQLDKRDIVHLNSDIVTAPAFSLLLEFMYEGKLEFNSLPVEDVLAAASYLHMYDIVKVCKGKLKDKELCLEEKMNDDVANLEKEEHFLDTGVPLVHEFDPGHKQKFTVAEYDRSTNKDRISGHPGWSSDLISVSSVSAEAESCTTAAGKTKATVNSSAGSLSQRSVNHTPASNDVDCALDLSFKPVSGRDSLHPSYVFGQLASDSQQQGTEPLVKDEQDLLSDQEDSEARSPESQHFGNSAKSLVTGLGHMFTGNGNSHAREDDIDQDRDESEDDMDSSDISSSGVLVPPGHICICPLCSKVFPSPHILQLHLSSHFRDKDGSRTRLSPDGSVPTCTLCGKTFSCMYTLKRHERTHSGEKPYTCAQCGKSFQYSHNLSRHAVVHTREKPHGCKWCERRFTQSGDLYRHIRKFHCGLVKSLVV, encoded by the exons atgatctctccctccccctctccagcacAGCCTGGCCAGGAGCTGGTGTTGCGTGCCAGGCCGGGGAGCGCCCCGCagcaccttctcctccccccgcAAGCCCAGCCACTGCAGCAGCGTGGGACAGCGAGCGGACGATCTCGCGGCACATGGCCGAAGCAGCGGGCGGCGGGGCAGCTGCCGCCCGGAGCAGAATGCGGGcaggccggggaggggggcagcgctgCAGCCGCCGCCGCCTGGGGGCTGGCAGCGTCAGGGGCCGGAGCCGGGAGCGCGGCTGGGGCTATTGTGTGCACTAGACAGGCagggggagacacacacacacacacacacacccgctcgCTCAGAGGGAAAGTATCGCGAGAGCGGCTGGCTAACAACCTGCTTCACAACACAAGAGCGCTGCTAGGCTGCCAGCAACAGAGCCCGGGGCTCCTGTCCGCCTCCGGCTGTACGGTCCCCGGCGCCACCAGCCACATCTGGGGCGGCTGGAGGGGGGGCAACCCCGCACGTGCGGCCGCGGCCCGGGGGCCGGACGCTGAGCCGCCAGCAAGACAGGCTG GTTATGAAGGAAGAATGGAGTTTCCAGACCATAGCCGCCAGTTGCTGCAGTGTCTGAGTCAGCAGCGTCACCagggcttcctgtgtgactgtaCTGTTTTAGTTGGAGAAGCTCAGTTCAGAGCCCACAGAGCTGTTCTTGCTTCTTGCAGCATGTACTTCCATCTTTTCTACAGGGACCAGTTAGACAAAAGGGATATTGTGCATCTGAACAGTGACATTGTCACAGCCCCAGCCTTCAGTCTGCTGCTTGAATTCATGTACGAAGGAAAGCTGGAGTTTAACAGTCTTCCAGTTGAAGATGTGCTCGCTGCAGCGAGCTACCTTCACATGTATGACATTGTGAAAGTCTGCAAGGGCAAGTTGAAAGATAAAGAATTGTGTTTGGAAGAAAAGATGAATGATGATGTGGCTAATTTGGAAAAAGAGGAGCATTTTTTAGACACGGGAGTGCCCCTGGTACATGAGTTTGACCCGGGacacaaacaaaaattcactgtCGCAGAATACGATAGATCAACGAATAAAGATAGGATCAGTGGTCACCCTGGCTGGTCCTCTGATCTTATAAGTGTCAGCTCTGTGTCTGCAGAGGCAGAATCGTGTACCACAGCAGCTGGAAAAACAAAGGCGACTGTCAATAGTTCTGCAGGATCTTTGTCCCAAAGGTCTGTTAACCATACCCCGGCTTCAAATGATGTGGACTGTGCTCTGGATTTGTCTTTCAAGCCTGTGTCTGGGAGAGATTCCTTACACCCCTCCTACGTCTTTGGACAGCTGGCTTCCGACAGCCAGCAGCAGGGTACTGAGCCACTTGTTAAAGATGAACAAGACTTGCTGTCAGATCAGGAGGACAGTGAAGCAAGGAGTCCAGAGAGTCAGCATTTTGGGAATTCAGCCAAAAGCCTAGTGACAGGGTTAGGACACATGTTCACAGGAAATGGCAATTCTCATGCAAGAGAAGATGATATAGATCAAGACCGAGATGAGAGTGAAGATGACATGGATTCATCAGATATCTCCTCCTCTGGTGTGCTTGTGCCTCCTGGGCATATCTGCATTTGCCCCCTTTGTAGCAAAGTTTTTCCAAGCCCACACATCCTGCAACTGCACCTGAGCTCTCACTTCAGAGATAAAGATGGCTCAAGGACCAGGTTGTCACCTGATGGTTCGGTGCCCACCTGTACGCTTTGTGGGAAGACTTTTTCTTGCATGTACACCTTAAAGAGACACGAAAGGACTCACTCGGGTGAAAAGCCTTATACCTGTGCCCAGTGTGGAAAGAGCTTCCAGTATTCGCACAATCTCAGCCGTCACGCAGTAGTGCATACCAGAGAGAAACCCCACGGCTGCAAATGGTGTGAAAGACGATTTACACAATCCGGTGACTTATACAGACACATCCGTAAATTTCATTGTGGCCTCGTAAAGTCCTTGGTGGTTTGA